One stretch of Lysobacter sp. KIS68-7 DNA includes these proteins:
- the thrS gene encoding threonine--tRNA ligase: protein MNAEVQNPVAVTLPDGSVRNFDHPVSVADVAASIGAGLAKAALAGKVDGKLVDTSFRIDHDAKLEIVTEKHPDALDVLRHSTAHLLAQAVQRLYPGAQVTIGPVIDNGFYYDFAYERPFTPEDLPAIEAEMQKIVKEAQPVSRSTKSRDDAVKYFRDMGEAYKAEIIESIPATEELSLYSQGEFTDLCRGPHVPGTDKLRAFKLMKVAGAYWRGDSNNQMLSRIYGTAWLNDKDLKAYLTQLEEAEKRDHRKIAKQQDLFHLQEEAPGLVFWHPKGWSVWQVVEQYMRKVYRESGYQEVRCPQILDVSLWKRSGHWDNYQNNMFFTESEKRTYAVKPMNCPGHVQVFNHGLHSYRDLPIRYGEFGACHRNEPSGALHGILRVRGFTQDDGHIFCTEDQIEAEVTAFHKQAMDVYARFGFTDVQLKIALRPEPRLGDDATWDKAEEALRSALRVAGVEWQELPGEGAFYGPKIEYHLKDAIGRTWQLGTMQVDFMMPGRLGAEYVDEHSQRRHPVMLHRAIVGSMERFIGILIEHHAGHFPPWLAPVQAVVMNITDAQADWVDEVRKTLTNQGFRVEGDLRNEKIGYKIREHTLQRVPYLLVVGDREKENGAVAVRTRSGEDLGTMSIADFAQRLRDESAA, encoded by the coding sequence ATGAACGCCGAAGTCCAAAACCCCGTCGCCGTCACCCTTCCCGACGGCAGCGTCCGCAATTTCGATCACCCCGTGAGCGTGGCCGACGTGGCCGCCTCCATCGGCGCCGGCCTGGCCAAGGCCGCGCTCGCCGGCAAGGTGGACGGCAAGCTCGTCGACACCAGCTTCCGCATCGACCACGACGCGAAGCTCGAAATCGTCACCGAGAAACACCCCGACGCGCTCGACGTGCTGCGCCACTCCACCGCGCACCTGCTCGCGCAGGCCGTGCAGCGCCTGTATCCCGGCGCGCAGGTCACCATCGGCCCGGTCATCGACAACGGCTTCTACTACGACTTCGCCTACGAGCGTCCGTTCACGCCGGAAGACCTGCCCGCGATCGAAGCGGAGATGCAGAAGATCGTGAAGGAAGCGCAGCCGGTGTCGCGCTCCACCAAGTCGCGCGACGACGCGGTCAAGTATTTCCGCGACATGGGCGAGGCCTACAAGGCCGAGATCATCGAGTCGATCCCGGCGACCGAAGAGCTCTCGCTGTATTCGCAGGGCGAGTTCACCGACCTGTGTCGCGGCCCGCACGTGCCGGGCACCGACAAGCTGCGCGCCTTCAAGCTGATGAAGGTCGCCGGCGCCTACTGGCGCGGCGATTCGAACAACCAGATGCTCAGCCGCATCTACGGCACCGCGTGGTTGAACGACAAGGACCTCAAGGCCTACCTGACGCAGCTCGAGGAAGCCGAGAAGCGCGACCACCGCAAGATCGCCAAGCAGCAGGACCTGTTCCACCTGCAGGAAGAAGCCCCGGGCCTGGTGTTCTGGCATCCGAAGGGCTGGTCGGTGTGGCAGGTGGTCGAGCAGTACATGCGCAAGGTGTACCGCGAGTCCGGCTACCAGGAAGTGCGCTGCCCGCAGATCCTGGACGTGTCGCTGTGGAAGCGCTCGGGCCACTGGGACAACTACCAGAACAACATGTTCTTCACCGAATCGGAGAAGCGCACGTACGCGGTCAAGCCGATGAACTGCCCGGGCCACGTCCAGGTGTTCAACCACGGCCTGCACAGCTACCGCGACCTGCCGATCCGCTACGGCGAGTTCGGCGCCTGCCACCGCAACGAACCCTCGGGCGCGCTGCACGGCATCCTGCGCGTGCGCGGCTTCACGCAGGACGACGGGCACATCTTCTGCACCGAGGACCAGATCGAGGCCGAGGTGACCGCGTTCCACAAGCAGGCGATGGACGTCTACGCCCGCTTCGGCTTCACGGACGTGCAGCTGAAGATCGCCCTGCGCCCGGAACCGCGCCTGGGCGACGACGCCACCTGGGACAAGGCCGAAGAGGCCCTGCGCTCGGCCCTGCGCGTGGCCGGCGTGGAATGGCAGGAGCTGCCGGGCGAGGGCGCCTTCTACGGCCCGAAGATCGAATACCACCTCAAGGACGCCATCGGCCGCACCTGGCAGCTGGGCACCATGCAGGTCGATTTCATGATGCCGGGCCGCCTGGGCGCCGAATACGTGGACGAGCACAGCCAGCGCCGCCACCCGGTCATGCTGCACCGGGCCATCGTGGGCTCGATGGAGCGCTTCATCGGCATCCTGATCGAGCACCACGCCGGCCACTTCCCCCCGTGGCTGGCCCCGGTGCAGGCCGTGGTCATGAACATCACCGATGCCCAGGCAGACTGGGTCGACGAGGTTCGGAAAACCCTTACAAATCAAGGCTTCCGGGTCGAAGGCGATTTGCGGAACGAAAAGATCGGCTATAAGATTCGCGAGCACACGCTGCAGCGCGTGCCGTACCTGCTGGTGGTCGGTGACCGCGAGAAGGAAAACGGCGCAGTCGCGGTGCGCACGCGCAGTGGCGAGGACCTGGGGACCATGTCCATCGCCGACTTCGCGCAGCGCCTTCGCGATGAATCCGCAGCGTAA
- the uvrB gene encoding excinuclease ABC subunit UvrB: MPDASADYIPFQLVAPYTPAGDQPQAIAKLVAGFDSGIARQTLLGVTGSGKTYTVANMIEAVQKPTLVMAPNKTLAAQLYGEFKAFFPHNAVEYFVSYYDYYQPEAYVPSSDTYIEKDSSINEHIEQMRLSATKALLERRDAIIVCTVSAIYGLGDPNEYFNMVLHMVRGERIDQRELIRRLTEMQYTRNEFELQRGHYRVRGETIDVHPAESDMEALRIELFDGEIESLGIFDPLTGEVLKKVPRYTIYPKSHYVTTRRTVLSAVEAIKVELRERLEQLYAENKLVEAQRLQQRTSYDLEMLAEVGYCNGIENYSRHLTGRMPGEPPPCLFDYLPPDALLVVDESHVTVPQIGAMYKGDRSRKETLVEFGFRMPSALDNRPLKFEEWELRSPRSIYVSATPGPYEIRESAGEVVELVVRPTGLIDPEVEIRPVATQVDDLLSEVNERVAMGDRVLVTTLTKRMAENLTEYLGEHGCRVRYLHSDVDTVERVEIIRDLRLGKFDVLVGINLLREGLDMPEVSLVAILDADKEGFLRSAGSLIQTIGRAARNLRGKAILYADRVTRSMEVAIGETNRRREKQIEYNAEHGIVPRSVAKPIVDILEGARSEPGDVKKKGGRRAVAVAEEHVDYRTLEPHQVAAKLKALEDQMYKHARDLEFEDAARVRDQIRKLKDASLAT; encoded by the coding sequence ATGCCCGACGCATCCGCCGATTACATTCCGTTCCAGCTCGTCGCGCCCTATACGCCCGCCGGCGACCAGCCGCAGGCGATCGCGAAACTCGTCGCCGGCTTCGACTCCGGCATCGCACGCCAGACACTGCTCGGCGTCACCGGATCCGGCAAGACCTACACCGTCGCCAACATGATCGAGGCGGTGCAGAAGCCGACCCTGGTGATGGCGCCGAACAAGACCCTGGCCGCGCAGTTGTACGGCGAGTTCAAGGCCTTCTTCCCGCACAACGCGGTCGAGTATTTCGTCAGCTACTACGACTACTACCAGCCGGAAGCCTACGTCCCGTCCTCCGATACCTACATCGAGAAGGACAGCTCGATCAACGAACACATCGAGCAGATGCGCCTGTCGGCGACCAAGGCGCTGCTGGAACGGCGCGACGCGATCATCGTGTGCACGGTCTCGGCCATCTACGGCCTCGGCGACCCGAACGAATACTTCAACATGGTGCTGCACATGGTGCGCGGCGAGCGCATCGACCAGCGCGAGCTGATCCGCCGCCTCACCGAGATGCAGTACACGCGCAACGAGTTCGAACTGCAGCGCGGCCACTACCGCGTGCGCGGCGAGACCATCGACGTGCATCCGGCCGAAAGCGACATGGAAGCGCTGCGCATCGAGCTGTTCGACGGCGAGATCGAATCGCTGGGCATCTTCGACCCGCTGACGGGCGAAGTGCTGAAAAAGGTGCCGCGCTACACGATCTACCCGAAGTCGCACTACGTCACCACGCGCCGCACGGTGCTCAGCGCGGTGGAGGCCATCAAGGTCGAACTGCGCGAGCGCCTGGAGCAGCTCTACGCCGAGAACAAGCTGGTCGAAGCGCAGCGCCTGCAGCAGCGCACGAGCTACGACCTGGAGATGCTCGCCGAAGTCGGCTACTGCAACGGCATCGAAAACTACTCGCGCCACCTCACCGGCCGCATGCCGGGCGAACCGCCGCCGTGCCTGTTCGACTACCTGCCGCCGGACGCGCTGCTCGTCGTCGACGAATCGCACGTCACCGTCCCGCAGATCGGCGCGATGTACAAAGGCGACCGCTCGCGCAAGGAAACCTTGGTGGAGTTTGGTTTCCGCATGCCCTCCGCGCTGGACAACCGCCCGCTGAAGTTCGAGGAATGGGAGCTGCGTTCGCCGCGCAGCATTTACGTGTCCGCGACGCCGGGCCCGTACGAGATCCGCGAATCCGCCGGCGAAGTCGTCGAACTCGTCGTGCGCCCGACCGGCCTCATCGACCCGGAAGTCGAAATCCGCCCGGTCGCCACGCAGGTCGACGATCTCCTCAGCGAAGTGAACGAACGCGTCGCGATGGGCGACCGCGTGCTCGTCACCACGCTCACCAAGCGCATGGCCGAGAACCTCACCGAATACCTCGGCGAGCACGGCTGCCGCGTGCGTTACCTGCACTCCGACGTCGACACCGTGGAGCGTGTGGAGATCATCCGCGACCTGCGCCTGGGCAAGTTCGACGTGCTGGTGGGCATCAACCTGTTGCGCGAAGGCCTGGACATGCCGGAGGTGTCGCTGGTCGCCATCCTCGATGCCGACAAGGAAGGCTTCCTGCGCAGTGCCGGCTCGCTGATCCAGACCATCGGCCGCGCCGCGCGCAACCTGCGCGGCAAGGCGATCCTGTACGCGGATCGCGTCACGCGCTCGATGGAAGTCGCCATCGGCGAAACCAACCGACGCCGCGAGAAGCAGATCGAGTACAACGCCGAGCACGGCATCGTCCCGCGCTCGGTGGCCAAGCCCATCGTCGACATCCTCGAAGGCGCGCGCAGCGAGCCGGGCGATGTGAAGAAGAAGGGCGGCCGCCGCGCCGTCGCGGTTGCCGAAGAGCACGTCGACTACCGGACGCTCGAACCCCACCAAGTCGCCGCCAAGCTCAAGGCCCTCGAGGACCAGATGTACAAGCACGCGCGCGACCTGGAGTTCGAGGACGCCGCCCGGGTGCGCGACCAGATCCGGAAGTTGAAGGACGCCAGCCTCGCGACCTGA
- a CDS encoding GspH/FimT family pseudopilin → MEPLPSHRTAGVTLVELALVVATVATLAAIAVPRFVAAREAAHAGAAHQAMLGSLMAATSHASSTGAEVVVCPGDANGCRPTHDWTGGWVVFADIDGDRVRDPHDTLLQRVAPLGGNARLRSTPGRTRIVFQPNGGAAGSNVTFTLCDGRGAARATALVMNNGAHLRATPAQAAAADACMRAL, encoded by the coding sequence ATGGAACCCCTCCCTTCCCATCGAACCGCCGGGGTCACCCTGGTCGAACTGGCGCTCGTCGTCGCCACGGTCGCCACGCTCGCCGCGATCGCGGTGCCCCGCTTCGTCGCCGCGCGGGAAGCGGCGCACGCCGGCGCGGCGCACCAGGCCATGCTCGGCTCGCTGATGGCGGCGACGAGCCATGCGTCCTCCACCGGCGCCGAAGTCGTGGTGTGCCCGGGCGATGCGAATGGCTGCCGCCCGACGCACGACTGGACCGGCGGGTGGGTCGTCTTCGCGGACATCGACGGCGATCGCGTGCGCGATCCGCACGACACGCTGCTCCAGCGCGTCGCCCCGCTCGGCGGCAACGCGCGCCTGCGCAGCACGCCGGGCCGTACGCGAATCGTGTTCCAGCCCAATGGCGGCGCCGCGGGCTCGAACGTCACGTTCACCCTGTGCGACGGTCGCGGTGCGGCGCGCGCAACGGCCCTGGTGATGAACAACGGCGCGCATTTGCGTGCCACGCCCGCGCAAGCTGCGGCGGCGGACGCCTGCATGCGGGCGCTTTGA
- a CDS encoding prepilin-type N-terminal cleavage/methylation domain-containing protein — MRNPTTKHAGFSLLEVLVAVVLLATGLLALAALQGALSRNSAESKVRSRIVALMAAEMDSVRSGAYANVVTTPAVVANNPDCTAPANDVERAACDAGLGYLQMTRTVTQYGSNATDTAFVQGAAPAGATSAEFRNVVVSVVWNDVNGQTHTMRSRTAVSALALDSNSPIVDNKTGGGTAQRAVVRQSSPVTAGMIPIALGNGDATAASNPMPELVGSKNNTLVSTRFTVLTYTPQSGSLAIIQDRVETEVLKCTCQYGAGGTNLGEIYQKAQWPAVWTGTRYDVYAPDAAQDAPGQQYSSGPKSGVVQSALCQECCRDHHDNPTDSTNAKFDPEATGGYQKYNLNSSGQLVNSGNSSNATYVDACRVIRVDGLWRTAADMYSRQYGYLETQTNSYQADNGLPTTSATNYYTQFVKDYLSQYDGSVATAPSGAQAMYDTTSRNLNAPATVDIAQSTDTKSRFVHARGLYVDYLEKSARDTLAKALASRRAKGQCLAGSTELPDCILPYLPFATINVTEFADYSSSNQNIAYVHTGGFLPWSATNLPSRGATEAKGVGNANNVSTLLRSNSGLAATETLANGGIPGPVDKLGDDAYGSDFQPFTVGGSAPNGSDSFYIRPTGLATSSPGFTATISNVVKICTTSGGDYICSPAGVSFPGSGNLVVSNYWKELDASNSGTTGSVLFKDSVCTKTYDNGVKSPYPTFTDQSFTIAIPIFKNYRISSATIGSGSGTLSMGNLSNDNTTSETQSIGINAISKDGRVDLTFALENTRTDATPKTCNVHYDKQKGTWSGTVSAWTMPWRP, encoded by the coding sequence ATGCGAAACCCGACCACCAAACACGCCGGCTTCTCGCTGCTGGAAGTGCTCGTCGCCGTCGTGCTGCTCGCGACCGGCCTGCTGGCACTTGCCGCGTTGCAAGGCGCGCTCTCGCGCAACTCCGCCGAGTCGAAGGTGCGCTCGCGCATCGTCGCGCTCATGGCGGCGGAAATGGACAGCGTCCGATCAGGGGCCTACGCGAACGTGGTCACCACGCCCGCAGTGGTCGCGAACAACCCGGATTGCACCGCGCCCGCCAACGACGTCGAGCGCGCCGCCTGCGATGCGGGACTCGGCTACCTGCAGATGACCCGGACGGTCACCCAGTACGGCAGCAACGCCACCGACACGGCATTCGTGCAGGGTGCGGCGCCGGCCGGCGCGACGTCGGCGGAATTCCGCAATGTCGTCGTCTCGGTGGTGTGGAACGACGTGAACGGCCAGACGCACACGATGCGTTCGCGCACGGCGGTCAGTGCGCTGGCGCTGGATTCCAACAGCCCGATCGTCGACAACAAGACCGGCGGCGGCACCGCGCAGCGGGCCGTCGTCCGCCAGTCGAGTCCGGTCACCGCAGGCATGATCCCGATCGCGCTCGGCAACGGCGACGCGACCGCCGCGTCGAACCCGATGCCGGAACTCGTGGGTTCGAAGAACAACACGCTGGTGTCCACGCGCTTCACCGTGCTCACGTACACGCCGCAGTCGGGGAGCCTGGCGATCATCCAGGACCGCGTCGAAACCGAAGTGCTCAAGTGCACCTGCCAATACGGCGCGGGCGGCACCAACCTCGGCGAGATCTACCAAAAAGCGCAGTGGCCGGCGGTGTGGACCGGCACGCGCTACGACGTCTACGCGCCCGACGCCGCACAGGACGCGCCCGGCCAGCAGTATTCCTCGGGTCCGAAGTCGGGCGTCGTGCAGAGCGCGCTGTGCCAGGAGTGCTGCCGCGACCACCACGACAACCCGACCGACTCGACGAACGCGAAGTTCGACCCGGAGGCCACGGGCGGTTACCAGAAGTACAACCTCAACAGCTCGGGCCAGCTGGTCAACAGCGGCAACAGCTCGAATGCCACGTACGTCGATGCCTGCCGCGTCATCCGCGTGGACGGCCTGTGGCGCACGGCGGCCGACATGTACAGCCGCCAGTACGGCTACCTGGAAACGCAGACCAACAGCTACCAGGCGGACAACGGCCTGCCGACGACGAGCGCGACCAACTACTACACCCAGTTCGTCAAGGATTACCTCTCGCAGTACGACGGCAGCGTCGCGACGGCACCGTCGGGCGCGCAGGCGATGTACGACACCACCTCGCGCAACCTCAACGCGCCCGCGACCGTCGACATCGCGCAGTCCACCGACACGAAGTCGCGCTTCGTGCATGCGCGCGGCCTGTACGTCGACTACCTCGAGAAGTCGGCGCGCGACACGCTCGCCAAGGCGCTCGCCAGCCGCCGTGCCAAGGGCCAGTGCCTGGCGGGCAGCACGGAACTTCCGGACTGCATCCTGCCGTACCTGCCGTTCGCGACGATCAACGTCACCGAGTTCGCGGACTACAGCTCGTCGAACCAGAACATCGCCTACGTGCACACCGGCGGCTTCCTGCCCTGGAGCGCGACCAACCTGCCGTCGCGCGGCGCGACGGAAGCCAAGGGCGTGGGCAACGCGAACAACGTCTCGACGCTGCTGCGTTCCAACTCGGGCCTCGCCGCGACGGAAACGCTCGCCAACGGCGGCATTCCCGGCCCGGTCGACAAGCTGGGCGACGACGCCTACGGCAGCGATTTCCAGCCCTTCACCGTGGGTGGCAGCGCACCGAACGGGTCGGACAGCTTCTACATCCGCCCGACGGGCCTTGCGACGTCTTCGCCGGGCTTCACCGCGACCATCAGCAACGTCGTGAAGATCTGCACGACCTCGGGCGGCGACTACATCTGCTCGCCGGCCGGCGTGTCCTTCCCCGGCAGCGGCAACCTGGTCGTGAGCAACTACTGGAAGGAGCTGGATGCGTCCAACTCGGGCACGACCGGCTCGGTGCTGTTCAAGGACAGCGTCTGCACCAAGACCTACGACAACGGCGTCAAGTCGCCGTACCCGACGTTCACCGACCAGTCGTTCACGATCGCGATCCCGATCTTCAAGAACTACCGGATCTCCAGCGCGACGATCGGCTCCGGCTCGGGCACGCTGTCGATGGGCAACCTGTCGAACGACAACACGACCAGCGAAACGCAGTCGATCGGCATCAACGCGATCTCGAAGGACGGGCGCGTGGACCTCACGTTTGCGTTGGAGAACACGCGCACCGATGCCACGCCGAAGACCTGCAACGTCCATTACGACAAGCAGAAAGGCACGTGGTCCGGCACCGTGTCGGCCTGGACCATGCCGTGGCGTCCCTGA
- a CDS encoding PilX N-terminal domain-containing pilus assembly protein: MTQHRASPERPHAQRGNALIVAVILLLLASVITLLTLNVGLFEQRTSGNDARAKLIEEVAESGISQGAEYFRLRPDLLKPGAQWTACTDATFPCGSIADPARRATMYYWKNTTAVGDVNNDTKTDLLDDRMLPLATVVPAAGMVSTDVGNFTNVSYGVGVVICRVKVPVNATDPTECTTNASEMSNTYAYNYVAVASLPGEGARTTVSQMLGQYRLFNPNPNQPPIMAAGSVDVTGGLQVVTNPNGGGAGVPVSVWTRKDITKTGTPNTCYADEFYRYGAKNNAPPTIEEGVAVCDTCGCNGDVSLSYDKSGNQQDEGMDILDVDGSNGTNGKGVNADVLPQEFPCDLFEYVFGVKSRQDNDGDYFCETLVPSVQYTSPTTNATVYLDADEAYLYKNATKIIPRDATATSLMKPDQVLALTYPSSGINGIVWCQTNCDIGSNTQIGSPSKPVLLVIDGSAKIQGRVFGLVLLRVHPPTAALHPLSAMHDHTGDKLNPSTGGTATLDMNAGATVYGSVVVQGQISKANGTAAVIFNGDVFKNFANSIKPTNSNLPGAWTDRLSY; this comes from the coding sequence ATGACCCAGCATCGCGCCAGTCCCGAACGTCCCCACGCCCAGCGCGGCAACGCGCTCATCGTCGCCGTCATCCTGCTCCTGCTGGCCAGCGTGATCACGCTGCTCACCCTCAACGTCGGCCTGTTCGAGCAACGCACCTCCGGCAACGATGCGCGCGCCAAGCTGATCGAGGAAGTCGCCGAATCGGGCATCTCGCAGGGCGCGGAGTACTTCCGCCTTCGCCCCGACCTGCTGAAGCCCGGCGCGCAATGGACGGCCTGCACGGATGCCACGTTCCCGTGCGGTTCCATCGCGGACCCGGCGCGCCGCGCCACGATGTATTACTGGAAGAACACGACCGCGGTCGGCGACGTCAACAACGACACCAAGACCGACCTGCTCGACGATCGCATGCTGCCCCTGGCGACGGTCGTCCCGGCCGCCGGCATGGTGAGTACCGACGTCGGCAACTTCACCAACGTCTCCTACGGTGTCGGCGTCGTGATCTGCCGCGTCAAGGTTCCGGTGAATGCCACCGACCCGACCGAATGCACGACCAATGCATCGGAGATGAGCAACACCTACGCCTACAACTACGTCGCGGTGGCCAGCCTGCCCGGCGAAGGCGCGCGGACCACCGTCTCGCAGATGCTCGGCCAGTACCGCTTGTTCAACCCCAATCCCAACCAGCCGCCGATCATGGCCGCGGGCAGCGTCGACGTGACCGGCGGCCTGCAGGTCGTCACCAACCCGAACGGCGGTGGCGCCGGCGTGCCGGTGTCGGTGTGGACGCGCAAGGACATCACCAAGACGGGTACGCCGAACACCTGCTACGCCGACGAGTTCTACCGCTACGGCGCGAAAAACAACGCGCCGCCGACGATCGAGGAAGGCGTGGCCGTGTGCGACACCTGCGGCTGCAACGGCGACGTCAGCCTGTCCTATGACAAGTCCGGCAACCAGCAGGACGAGGGCATGGACATCCTCGACGTCGACGGCAGCAACGGCACCAACGGCAAGGGTGTCAACGCCGACGTGCTGCCGCAGGAATTCCCCTGCGACCTGTTCGAATACGTCTTCGGCGTGAAGTCGCGCCAGGACAACGACGGCGATTACTTCTGCGAAACGCTGGTGCCGTCGGTGCAGTACACCTCGCCGACGACCAACGCCACCGTCTACCTCGATGCGGACGAGGCCTACCTGTACAAGAACGCCACGAAGATCATCCCGCGCGATGCCACGGCAACGTCGCTGATGAAGCCCGACCAGGTGCTCGCGCTGACGTACCCGAGTTCGGGCATCAACGGCATCGTCTGGTGCCAGACCAACTGCGACATCGGATCGAACACGCAGATCGGCTCGCCTTCCAAGCCGGTGCTGCTCGTGATCGACGGCTCGGCGAAGATCCAGGGCCGCGTCTTCGGCCTCGTCCTGCTGCGCGTGCATCCGCCGACCGCGGCGCTGCATCCGCTCAGCGCGATGCACGACCACACCGGCGACAAGCTCAATCCATCCACGGGCGGTACCGCGACGCTCGACATGAACGCCGGCGCGACCGTGTACGGCTCGGTCGTCGTGCAGGGCCAGATCAGCAAGGCCAACGGTACGGCGGCGGTCATCTTCAACGGCGACGTGTTCAAGAACTTCGCGAACAGCATCAAGCCCACCAACTCCAACCTGCCCGGCGCCTGGACTGACCGGCTGTCGTACTGA
- a CDS encoding prepilin-type N-terminal cleavage/methylation domain-containing protein has translation MLMHRAPSLPRHARGFSLVEMMVALVLGLLVVAAVLAFIFSLIRANSETVLSMRLNQEMRATMSLIAADIRRARSLSDPIAAVGQGGVVTNPYSNIDVSTANCMRYSYSESTGGATNYRALRLDNGKVVLVRAATAAGAACTSAGTPLNTDGVVITGLSFSNPGGNARRIDVVLTGRLKNPPSYMSKNPSMAVSAKTIRQTVSIRSNGT, from the coding sequence ATGCTGATGCATCGCGCACCGTCGCTGCCGCGCCACGCGCGCGGTTTCTCGCTCGTCGAAATGATGGTCGCGCTCGTGCTCGGCCTGCTCGTGGTCGCGGCCGTGCTGGCCTTCATCTTCAGCCTGATTCGCGCCAACAGCGAGACCGTGCTCTCCATGCGCCTGAACCAGGAGATGCGCGCGACGATGTCGCTGATCGCCGCCGACATCCGTCGCGCGCGCAGTCTCAGCGATCCGATCGCCGCGGTCGGGCAGGGCGGGGTGGTCACCAATCCCTACTCGAACATCGACGTCTCGACCGCCAACTGCATGCGCTACTCGTATTCCGAATCCACGGGCGGCGCGACCAACTACCGCGCCCTTCGCCTGGACAACGGCAAGGTCGTCCTGGTGCGCGCGGCCACCGCCGCCGGTGCCGCCTGCACTTCCGCGGGCACGCCGCTCAACACCGACGGCGTGGTGATCACCGGATTGAGCTTCAGCAATCCGGGCGGCAACGCGCGCCGCATCGACGTCGTGCTGACGGGCCGCCTGAAGAACCCGCCGTCGTACATGTCCAAGAACCCTTCCATGGCGGTCTCGGCGAAGACCATCCGCCAGACCGTCTCCATCCGTTCGAACGGCACCTGA
- a CDS encoding GspH/FimT family pseudopilin, producing MPVRRNGGFTLLELMVAVGIFLLLTALAVPSFQTYFEKARVRGAADGVVAMIANARQAAVKFDRNVSVATTGSGATWCLGAREAAVPAAGDQAAAAADCDCSAASPTTCMVDGQEQLVGSSAYPGISLSSPASSLTFDGRLGMRSDADTGNADASSFDLTSSPGRYTLTVSVSPLGQATVCSKSGSILGYPSC from the coding sequence ATGCCAGTGCGTCGCAACGGCGGATTCACGCTGCTCGAGCTGATGGTTGCGGTGGGGATCTTCCTGCTGCTCACGGCGCTTGCGGTTCCGAGTTTCCAGACTTATTTCGAAAAGGCGCGCGTGCGTGGCGCGGCGGATGGCGTCGTCGCCATGATCGCCAACGCACGACAGGCCGCGGTGAAGTTCGACCGCAACGTGTCGGTCGCCACCACCGGTAGCGGCGCCACCTGGTGCCTCGGCGCGCGCGAAGCCGCCGTTCCCGCGGCAGGCGACCAGGCCGCCGCAGCGGCGGATTGCGATTGCTCCGCGGCATCGCCGACGACCTGCATGGTCGACGGGCAGGAACAGCTCGTCGGGAGTTCTGCCTACCCGGGCATCTCGCTCAGCTCGCCGGCGTCGTCGCTCACCTTCGACGGCCGCCTCGGCATGCGCAGCGATGCCGATACCGGCAACGCCGATGCAAGCAGCTTCGACCTGACGTCCAGCCCGGGCCGTTACACGCTCACCGTTTCCGTCTCACCGCTCGGCCAGGCCACCGTCTGCAGCAAGTCGGGCAGCATCCTGGGGTACCCGTCATGCTGA
- a CDS encoding type IV pilin protein, with protein MRFTKKQFGFTLIELMIVVLVVAILATIALPMYSEHVRKGKRGEAMQALGDLELRQASWRADNPSYGNTTAATGALGNLFNSVANVTAYNNGLKYYTVSATGNTATGYTLTATRKGDLANDPKCGNFTMTMNAGVVTKGVSSGVVDYCWRQ; from the coding sequence ATGCGATTCACAAAGAAGCAATTCGGCTTCACCCTCATCGAACTGATGATCGTGGTGCTCGTCGTTGCGATCCTGGCCACGATCGCGCTCCCGATGTATTCGGAGCACGTGCGCAAGGGGAAGCGCGGCGAAGCGATGCAAGCGTTGGGCGACCTCGAGCTGCGGCAGGCCAGCTGGCGCGCGGACAATCCGAGTTACGGCAACACGACCGCCGCGACCGGAGCGCTTGGAAATCTCTTCAACAGCGTCGCGAACGTCACCGCCTACAACAACGGCCTGAAGTACTACACGGTCAGCGCCACCGGGAACACGGCCACGGGTTACACGCTGACCGCGACACGCAAGGGCGACCTCGCGAACGACCCGAAGTGCGGCAACTTCACCATGACGATGAACGCCGGCGTGGTGACCAAGGGCGTGAGCAGCGGCGTCGTCGACTACTGCTGGCGCCAGTAA